The genomic stretch CACGAACACCGGCATGCGTGGAGCCAGGTTGTGCTCGATGATGCCGTTGAGCGTGTAGAGCAGCTCCTGCACGCGCCCGACCGCGAACGCCGGGATGATGACATGGCTCCTGTTGCGAGCGACGTACTTGAGGATGTCCTGCAGCACGCTCTGCTGGACGTGCTTGGCTTCGTGGCGGCGGTTGCCGTAGGTGGACTCCATGACGACGAAGTCGGCCTCGTCATACACCGAGGGATCGCGCAGCAGCGGCCGGTCGGCCTGGCCGATGTCGCCCGAGAACAGCAGCTTCGTCGTCCTCCCGTTCTCCGCCACCCATACCTCGATGCCCGCTGCGCCCAGGATGTGCCCGGCATCGCGCCAGCGGGCCTTGATCCCCGGCGCCAGCTCCACGGTCTGCTCGTACTGGACCGGCCGGAAGAGCTTGAGGGCCCGCTCGACATCCTCCATCCCGTACAGCGGCGCGGGCGGCGGGCCGATGCGGCCCTGCGCCAGCCAGCGCCGATGATCGTGCTTCCAGTCTTCCTCCTGGATGTGGGCGCTGTCCGGCAGCATCACCTGGCACAGGTCGGCGGTGGCGGAGGTGGTGTAGACCGGCCCTTTGAAGCCCAGGCGGGTGATCAGGGGCAGGTTGCCGGAGTGGTCAATGTGGGCGTGGGTGAGCAGCAGCATGTCCACCTGCGAGTAGTCCAGGTGGAAGTCGGGCCGGCCCTGCTGGCGGAAATGCTCGGGCCCCTGATGCATGCCGGCATCAATGAGGATGCGCTTGCCGGCGGTCTCCAGCAGCATTTGGGAGCCGGTGACGGTGCGGGCAGCGCCGAGGAAAGTCAGTTTCATGGGGAAGTCCTATCGTGTCATCTGCC from bacterium encodes the following:
- a CDS encoding MBL fold metallo-hydrolase, with translation MKLTFLGAARTVTGSQMLLETAGKRILIDAGMHQGPEHFRQQGRPDFHLDYSQVDMLLLTHAHIDHSGNLPLITRLGFKGPVYTTSATADLCQVMLPDSAHIQEEDWKHDHRRWLAQGRIGPPPAPLYGMEDVERALKLFRPVQYEQTVELAPGIKARWRDAGHILGAAGIEVWVAENGRTTKLLFSGDIGQADRPLLRDPSVYDEADFVVMESTYGNRRHEAKHVQQSVLQDILKYVARNRSHVIIPAFAVGRVQELLYTLNGIIEHNLAPRMPVFVDSPLAISATEISERHAECFDDETRALLARGDDPMSFPGLKLTRTVQESKAINRMAGPLMVIASSGMCTGGRIRHHLQNHLDHGKDILLFVGYQAAGTLGRYLLDGNPQVKLFGEKVRVRTRIRSLSAFSAHADVDGLLQWLAPIKGPGGASGPKAVFVEHGEEDAALDFAALAHRELGAPTLVPEFGETFDLSSPDETERRLGEMGEIWQRPAEITSASEGGDEEEEPPITAPAVQ